CTACACGGTATAGTACTATCTGCATTGGTGTTATGAGATTCGCCGCCATCTTTATATAAATAAAGTTACAACCCCAGATAAGACCTAAAGCACAGAATGCTAAAATGGGCAGCAAATTAATTTCCGATCTCATTGATTGTGTGGTCACGAAACACCCCTTGAAAAAAGACACTTACAACTGTACAATATAGTGCCCATATGAACGCAAAATTAATCCAAGTGCAATATATTGTCAAGGTGAATGCTATATGAACCAGTCTATTGACGCTATCTCTTACAATCTCAAGAATATCAGGGAAAGCCGTGGGCTTAGCCTGGAGCAGCTTGCAGAACTTACCGGAGTCAGCAAAAGCATGCTGCGGCAAATAGAAATGGGCAAATCCAGTCCAACCATTACTACCATGTGGAAAGTGGCGAACGGTCTTCGTATTTCATTTACAGCTCTTATGGCAGAGCAGGATACCCATACTGAAGTGCAATCTTTTAAATTTAATAAGCCTATTCTGGCTGAAAAAGGACATTACAGGATTTATCCCCTCATCCCATTCAGCCCGCAACACTCATTCGAGACATATTATTTTGAAATTGACCCAAACACCACTTTCAGCGGGGAACCGCATAATGGGAGTCTATTCGAATATATTTTTGTTACCCAGGGAGTTTTAGAGGTAATTGTGAAAGATAAATCTCACCAGATCAAAAGCGGTGAGTTTATAAAATTCAGTGCTGACTGTGGTCATATATATAGATGTATAAGTGAAACACCTGTAACAGCTATTATGCAGTTGAGTTATATGTCTTAACGACCAGTTAGATATTTAAGAACGGTCTTCCTTTTTTTCAAATCTTCCCCGACATCAGGCAATCCTCTTCAACTTATATTATAATCTACTTAATTAACCATAAAATTTACTTAAAATTCATTCCGAATAATAAATCTATAAAATCTATATTTTTAGTTGACATTAAGATTTAAAAAGATTAAAACTCATTCACCAAATAAACCGGAGGGTTTTTGATATGAGAAAACTGCTGAAACCTTTTCTGACAATTGCTGTGCTCTTCGCACTGCCTCTCACGCTTCTGGCAAAGGACATTACGCTCCTGAATGTTTCCTATGATCCCACCAGAGAGCTCTACGAAGAGTTCAACAAAGCTTTCGCCGTATACTGGAAAGCAAAGACAGGCGACAACGTCACCATTAAACAGTCCCACGGCGGCTCAGGCAAACAGGCACGCTCGGTTATAGACGGCCTTGAGGTGGACGTTGTTACTCTGGCTCTGGCATACGACATCGATGCCATCCACGACAACGGCAACCTCCTCCCTGCTGACTGGCAGAAACGTTTTAAATCCAACAGCTCACCCTATACATCAACAATCGTTTTCCTCGTAAGAAAGGATAACCCCAAAGGCATCAAAGACTGGAACGACCT
This genomic stretch from Seleniivibrio woodruffii harbors:
- a CDS encoding helix-turn-helix domain-containing protein, coding for MNQSIDAISYNLKNIRESRGLSLEQLAELTGVSKSMLRQIEMGKSSPTITTMWKVANGLRISFTALMAEQDTHTEVQSFKFNKPILAEKGHYRIYPLIPFSPQHSFETYYFEIDPNTTFSGEPHNGSLFEYIFVTQGVLEVIVKDKSHQIKSGEFIKFSADCGHIYRCISETPVTAIMQLSYMS